A single genomic interval of Rhododendron vialii isolate Sample 1 chromosome 3a, ASM3025357v1 harbors:
- the LOC131321331 gene encoding uncharacterized protein LOC131321331: protein MKEVSAYDDNHRSQNGICPTCFLYLFSISSAPELVQVFSFSLSLCVGGLALPPAGSNPLLLSLLLLFSVTCSYGNQNQQFINSCGDIHNISFPFQLQGDPSNTCNDENFTLSCDENNRTVLHLFSGKYYVKSIDYAAQSIRLVDVGFQSNDICSSFPPSSLIPSDHFDASPRWPWDVSSVVLLSCENPVQYPSIYINKTAYYNNENPVQYPRIYINKTGYCNSTRDNLGNGYYSYAVVGDVSIWDIPDSCFLEAFYLSSSPLVIERGSNFSWLDLNEVLEYGIEASWFNQFCSSTYCRKRASCFGDSVNVTAVCDKYNSLIFEQYCVPDSCPVVFFFIDRCFLSEIF from the coding sequence ATGAAGGAAGTATCCGCATATGACGATAACCACAGGAGTCAAAATGGAATTTGCCctacttgttttctttatttattttccatCTCGTCAGCTCCAGAACTAGTACAAgtattttccttctctctctctctctgcgttgGGGGACTGGCCCTCCCACCGGCCGGTAGCAACccccttcttctttctcttctcctcctGTTTTCAGTAACCTGCAGCTACGGTAATCAAAACCAGCAATTCATCAATTCCTGCGGAGACATCCACAACATCTCCTTCCCTTTCCAATTACAAGGTGACCCATCCAACACCTGTAACGACGAAAATTTCACTCTCTCCTGCGATGAAAACAATCGCACAGTCCTTCACCTCTTCTCTGGAAAATACTACGTGAAATCAATCGATTACGCTGCCCAATCAATCCGTCTCGTCGACGTAGGATTTCAATCCAACGATATTTGCTCGTCTTTCCCTCCCTCTTCTTTGATCCCTAGCGATCACTTTGATGCGAGCCCCCGCTGGCCGTGGGATGTGAGCTCCGTCGTGTTACTGAGTTGTGAAAACCCAGTCCAATATCCTAGTATTTACATAAACAAGACTGCTTATTATAACAATGAAAACCCAGTCCAATATCCTAGAATTTACATAAACAAGACTGGTTATTGTAACAGTACCAGAGACAATTTGGGAAATGGGTATTATTCGTATGCTGTGGTGGGAGATGTTAGCATATGGGATATCCCGGATTCGTGCTTTTTGGAGGCGTTTTACCTTTCTTCGTCGCCGTTGGTCATAGAAAGGGGATCGAATTTTTCGTGGTTGGATCTCAATGAGGTGTTGGAGTACGGAATTGAGGCTTCGTGGTTTAACCAATTCTGCAGCAGCACGTACTGCAGGAAAAGGGCTTCCTGCTTCGGGGATTCTGTGAATGTCACTGCCGTTTGCGACAAATATAATTCTTTGATCTTCGAGCAATATTGCGTCCCGGATTCTTGCCCTGTCGTATTTTTCTTCATTGACCGGTGTTTCTTGAGTGAGATATTCTGA